The window ACAGGAATCAGCCGTGGCTGTGGCACAGTAACGACACAGAATGAAACACCGATCATTGCGTCTGAGCGAGTATCGAGAGTTTATGGGGCGGAAGCACATTCCGCCCCATTTGCGCTTTTCACCCGATTCACCGGATTTACAAAGCGAGCGCGAAATTCAATTAAGAGCGCTCAGTGTGTCACTCCGACTTCATTTTGCTGATGACCCGGCAGTAGTCATTGGGTATCGGCGACCGATCAAATGGCATACTGACGGTGAAACCGTGATCAAAACTCCAGTCTGCTGGATGGTTCGATTTCCCAATTTTGGATTGACTCCCCAAAAGGATACCGAGTGGGAATACACCATTGATGAGGCGCATCCGGCACCCGGCTGGGTTTTGGAGTGTGAAGATCCCGCGCTTTCTCCGATTGAATGCCATGACCGGGCCAAACTTTATATTGAGGGTGGCGGAATTCGTGAGTATTTTCTCTTTTCCCCAGCTTTACCCGACCATCAACGGATTCGAGCCTTCCAATTCAAAAAAGGAGAGTTTCGCCGGCTCGAACAATGGGCGTTACTCTGGCACAGTTCCCACCTGCAACTGGACTTGACGATGCTCGAAGGAATGATCCGTCTTCACGATGCCCGGGTCGGAATTCGGGTTCCAACCCTGCTGGAATGCCTGGAACAACGATGGAGCGAAGATAGCAAGGTGACAAGGGGACTGAATGACAAGGGGACAAGGTGACAGGGTGACAATGACAACCTGGTGTAAGGGCGACGTTGCTTTGAACCGCGCCCTCTTCGAAAACCCTGAACCCTGAACCCCGAACCCCGAACCCCGAACCCCGAACACTGATCCTATGACGACTACGAAATGTGCTGTTATTGGCCTGGATGGCGCTACCTTTAATTTGATACTGCCGATGGTGGAAGCCGGAGAACTCCCAACCCTGGGACGATTACTTCGCGAAGGCAGTTGGGGGCACCTGCGGTCAACCATCTTGCCAAACAGTTTCCCCGGCTGGGCCAGCGCCACAACTGGCACCTCGGAAGGCATGCACGGTATTTTTTCGCCATTTCTCAAGCGCCGCGAAGAGTATGGCGTTCGGGCCATTTCAGCGGTTGATCTGCAAACCCGGCCTATCTGGGATTTGCTGAACACCCAAGGCTATTCAACTGGAATCATCAACATTCCAACCACCTATCCGGTTGAAACGGTGACCGGATATCAGGTCACGGGAATGCTGACCCCCAGTACAAAATCACCATTTACCTATCCACCTTCACTCCAGGCCGAATTGTTGGGTCACCTGCCGAACTACATTATCGAACCCCGCCGGGCACTTGGACGGGCTGAAAAAGCGGCTGAGTTTCACAATTGTTTGGAAGGGCATGTCTGCGCTGCGGAATATTTGATTCAAACGTACCCGACCGATTTTTTTATGATTGTGCTGAGTGTGCCGGACCGTGCCCAGCATGATTTCTGGGCGGATATGGATCCAAATCATTTTCGATATGATCCGACTCAATCACCTGAATACAGTGATTTTATCCGGGATGTATACCGACAGGCAGATGCCGGTGTTGAGCGGATACTCCGCCGATTGCCAGAGGATGTAATGGTTGTGATTTGCTCTGACCACGGATTTTCGGCAGAACTGCGTGAATTGCGAGTCAATGAATGGCTCGCCCAGCGTGGATTCCTCCGCTACCAGCCTGAAGCCTTCCGGACAGCAAATACCACGCTCGACAAAATCTCAAATAAATTGACCTATCACTATCGAGCCTTATCCACCAAACTCAAGCCGCACTCGGTTTTAGAGAAAAAAGTTGTCTTCGGACGCGATTTTCTCAATCAAATTGACTGGGAGCAAACAACCGCATTTTTCGGGCAGGACAAAGGCGTCTGGATCAACCTCAAGGGCCGTGATCGGGTGGGAACGGTTGAGCCGCAGGACTTTGAGCGGGTTCGGACTGAAGTGATCCAGGCGCTGAATGAGTGGATAGACCCTGAAACCGGGAAATGTGTTTTTGAAGCCGTTGTACCGCGCGAAGCTAGCTTAACTGGGCGGTTTGCTGACCGATTGCCGGATATTTTAGTCATTCCAAAACGATCAGAAGATGTACCGATTGAAACCGCGAGTCCCGGAGCGCCAATTGTCCCCGCAACCACAACAACAGGCACGCACGCCCCAGAAGGTATTCTTCTCATGGCGGGGCCGCACATTCGTCGAGACCACCGGCTGACCGGTGCCAACCTCCGCGATATTACGCCAACCGCCCTGTTTGCAATGGGGGCGGCACTCACACAGGACATGGATGGCAAACCGCTGGTGGATGCCTTTACCCCAGAATTTGCAGACATCAGCCCCATTCGCCGCCAGGGAACGTCTTACAAAGATGGATTGACAGGTGGATCAAATCCAAATGCGTCCAGTTCCTCGACTGAGGTTTTTTCAGACGAAGAAGCTAGCGAACTGGAAGAGCGATTGCGTGCGCTGGGCTATTTGGGCTGAGGGCTGAGGGCCATAAGCGCCAGGATAAGGGGTTTTAGGCCCGCAGGGTCGTCG of the Acidobacteriota bacterium genome contains:
- a CDS encoding alkaline phosphatase family protein: MTTTKCAVIGLDGATFNLILPMVEAGELPTLGRLLREGSWGHLRSTILPNSFPGWASATTGTSEGMHGIFSPFLKRREEYGVRAISAVDLQTRPIWDLLNTQGYSTGIINIPTTYPVETVTGYQVTGMLTPSTKSPFTYPPSLQAELLGHLPNYIIEPRRALGRAEKAAEFHNCLEGHVCAAEYLIQTYPTDFFMIVLSVPDRAQHDFWADMDPNHFRYDPTQSPEYSDFIRDVYRQADAGVERILRRLPEDVMVVICSDHGFSAELRELRVNEWLAQRGFLRYQPEAFRTANTTLDKISNKLTYHYRALSTKLKPHSVLEKKVVFGRDFLNQIDWEQTTAFFGQDKGVWINLKGRDRVGTVEPQDFERVRTEVIQALNEWIDPETGKCVFEAVVPREASLTGRFADRLPDILVIPKRSEDVPIETASPGAPIVPATTTTGTHAPEGILLMAGPHIRRDHRLTGANLRDITPTALFAMGAALTQDMDGKPLVDAFTPEFADISPIRRQGTSYKDGLTGGSNPNASSSSTEVFSDEEASELEERLRALGYLG